The genomic segment ATAAAAAGGCTGACTGGGGAGCCTTGCTTCGGGCATAGCCGGAGATCAGTGAGTTGAAGACAAATGGAATTGGGTGGTGGTGGATTTGGCGGAGAACTTTGTAGGCAGAGGAAGGATGGGTGGAGAGAGCTAAGAGCTCGGCGAACTTGGCGAGGACCAGGGAGTCTTTGTAGAAACCGGAGGTGAGAAGGAGAGCGTGGATTTGGTTGAAGGATTTGATGGCTACGGGTTCATGGAGGAGGCTCAGAAGGGGGGATTTCAGAGGATGTGCGGAGGAGGCCACTCTCATAGTCCCGGAAAAAATTGACTGTTAGAACGGTTATGAGTGAGAAAGAAGATGACGCGGAGCAAGCCGGGCTGCTGGGTAAACGCGCCTTCTGCAGTTCTgcggctcgtttggtttgcggaaACACGGGAGGAAAGTGCAATCAACTCTCTTGTTTAGTTGAAGTTTTTAAGGAAGGgagacaaaaaaaattatatttttattaaaatataatttttttcattttataaaaaaaaaaattcataaagaatatgaaaaaatatttttttgagccagaaatcacttcatttttatttttttcaaaaaaacctTTCAGCattaagaagcattaaagatctaatttttattaagagtataatagaaattacacataactttttcagaaaaatggatggtcaatcaaacataagtattctgaaaatctgtcacttttccattgtcaatcaaacatgccaaaagtactttcccatGCATCCTCTTTCCAGAAATCTGCTTTTCAGGAATCATATttttaggaggaaaaatgcttcccgcaaaccaaacgagcccttgagaaatcaaattttgaagatattttCAAAGCTACAACAGGAGGAAAGCCAAGAGGGGAGATACAGGTTGTATCTTTAGCTCCTAAGAAGGATTCATGGTTCCGGTGCGGAGCTGAGGACTGCTTGAGTGGACCTTCGTCAAGCCAAGCGCAAGTTACAAGCTAGCTCTATCATCCTGGAGGGTGACTAGGCCACAGTTATATTGGATCCAGGGGGTCCAAGGGGTAACGGATGTGACCACCCTTTGCTCTGAGATATCTGGGCAATGTTGAAGGACGGAGGGGCTTTACAGGCTAAGCATGTCTTCCGAAAAGCCAACgaggctgcggattgggtggctgcttATGTGGCCAGTCATTCTGGTTGTACCTTGTGGGCTAGAGATAGGGAGCTGCTCTGGGCACTCCGaagcattttgttttctgacttaattgggtgtatccgtactcgtcaggtatgatctaaccattttagcaaaaaaaaaaaaaagaaaggaggattCACCTTTCTTCACACAAATCCACCGCTGGATCGCTCACCACACACCTCTCAAAGCACCCCAAACTATGCCTTGCTCCATATGCACACATCTCAAAGCGATCAGAGGGTGATCCAATGGTAGATTCGTTGTGAAGGAAGGCCGATCTTTCTTTTGCACAAAGGATACAGCCCCAACGCAACAAGGGATCCGGGGATTGGATTCGTGCCTGATTTCTAGATGCtctgaaatttttgtttggaagTAGGATAAAAGATAGTAATCATTGTTTAACTTCGTCTATGAACCACTTTTAAGAAGGGTATTATAAATACATAATTCTTCACCTTCCAAATTATTTTACTCCACTTAATCCAAGAATTAATTACCTACCAATGTAGGATCAATTTATTTAtgcaaagaggaggaggaataaGTTAAACCATTTAGTCTGTGTGAGCTTATTCCGCTTTTAAATGCATTCTAAGAAAATCATTAATAAATTGATAGATCCAAAAAGAACAAGTTGACTGAAGTCAGATGGATCAAGACTTAAAAACCAAATACAACAGTCAAACTTATTGACAACAGAAACTCGAATATGGCAAACCCAAACCCCTCAATTCTGCCACACCTGAATATTATGGATAGCTCAAGGACTGCGACCCCTGCCTAAGAGATCCTTTGCTCGATGAAATTTAATCTAGAGGAGTAACTCTCATGTATATATAATTTGTTCAACCATCAAACTTTATTGCTGAAAATATGTATTTCTTCTTCATTACAAGCCCTAAGCTAGGTCTAGcagagaggggaaaaaaattagCATTTAAAAAATAGGTGCATTTATCATCTGACATAAAATTTAAAGAAATTTAACCTGGAAATCACAAGAACAGGGCCAGCGAAATGTAAGCGCAATCCTTTTGTTCTTACACGCATACACCAGTAGTAAGGAATCGAGTTTGTGGATTCACCATGTTATAGTTAATTTTCACGTTTATTTTGCCATTGTTAATAGTGCTGAGAATGGTGGATTCCAATATACTTGGAGAAGAATCTGAAAAAACTCCTTGAAAACAAGCCCAGGGTAACGAGTAGAAACTGATTCCAACCCACTGATTTTGAGTGTCTGATATCAAAAGATTCGCCACACCTTAAATTCCTTAAATATGGGAGGTGTACAGTTCGATGAATACATTCATATACAGCGAGTGGGTCCTGCTGAATTAGAGAATTTAGTAGCTGTTAGGAATAAGAACCAACAGATCTATAATGGTAAGCACTTCTGAGAAAGTGTCAGTAGATCTTGATGCTGCTGCAAATCTTTAAGTCTGACCAATTTGCTGGTATTCTGATCTAAAGCAGCCTAGCATAAAAATATGAACACAGGTAGTTTCAGTCCATGCACTCCCTATCATACAGGATGGTCCGGATCATATTAATCGAGTATGGCAGACTCTGCAGCACACAAACTACACAGGATATGTGTAGCTTAATTTAAAGCATCTCCATGAGAACGTTATCCTAATCCACTGTACATGAATCCGATTGCTCaataaaacaaatttttgagGCTGCCTGAGAATTAATTTTCAATGATACAGCAGCACCTACAATGCATTAACCTGCAAAGAGAGGGAGGTTCAAACTTTGCACTAAACAAATGCAGCACAAAAAACGTACTTCCAGAGTCCTCATCACAGGCATAAAAACATCAAGGCTGATAACACAAATGGAAAAGAGAATATGATATAAATACAATGAAAAAAGTCATGCTCGAAAAAGTTTCGACTCCACAATGCAGCTTTACAGCATTATCCGTTGAAAAAATGTACAATACATAATAGCATCTCTTCAGAAGAGTCTAGCAACTAGCTGATAAAAATTTTTCAAGTTTCATTTCCTTCATTTCCACTTTGACTAGTAAACCTTTTCCGGGGCAAGCAAAGTAGCCTACTGAAGCATGCTTATTCGAATTCCACCTGGATGTCACACTCCTACCTCCTATCATCACCTCCAAACTGTGTAGAGTTTCCATTCCAGAAAACGTTTCTGTCATCGAAGTGACCTTCATCCTCCTGTTCTCTAAGAGTATGGATATTGCTGCCGAATGGCCTACTTGCTCTCCTAGTGTTGCTAGCACCATCACCAGCTGGAGGGTTTTGATGATCAGGGAAACTTGAGCGGCGCGAAGCTTCTAACCCCGACAAATGATTCTGGAGAGCAGGATTTGGAcctatggaagaaaaaaaaaagaagcaacatAGTAAAAACAGAAGAATGCAACAACATAGACAAAATCAAACCAAGGAGACCAAGCAATTCATGAACAGCAAATACAATTGTTTTGAGAAGATCAAAAAGGAGTAAGCAGAACTTACGATACTGCCATAAGCCAGCACTTGGTGATGGTTCAGAATTTGATGAGCTGGCATCCCCTCCAAAATAGGAGAATGGATTCATGTAGGACATAACCCTTTTCACATATTCAAAATATCCACCACCACTGACACCTGACCCAGCCCCACTCTCAGTGTTACGACTATCATATGATGACGGTTGGTCCCTTGGAGGTCTAGTAGCCTGACGATGTGGAACAACAATTAATGCCTCCCGGCTAGCAAATCCTAGTTCCGACAATGTTCTATTCATATCTGCATTAAACATAAGATAAAAGATTCAATTTGATATCCCAAACTTGGTGCTCATCCAGAAAAAGCACAACATAAAATGTGACCTCAGGATGCATGCCAAAAGCCCAAAGGGAGAAATAAGAATAATTGCTAAGGATATTATGCTGAGCAAGGTGTGTAGCTAATACAGCACGACTCAAGATGCATATATCCTTGCAGCAAAGGTGGGGAAGAATATACTAACAAAGTGACACTATAATAACTCAATACCGCTGACATGCTTAGGATTGCTTGCAGGTCAGTGCATGAAAATCAACAAGCCAGTCAAATTCAGGCATCCAAGCAATTTTATAAGTTTTAATTATGTCCCAACTCTCAACATCTAACAAGCCAAAGATGGAAAAGTTACAAAAAGACACCCATTCAAGAACATCTAAACACTAAGCAAACAAACATCTGGAAAGTAGAAGGATCTCCCACAAATTTAAAAATGTTAAAATGTAAACAGAAATAAAcacttttttaaaataaagctAGGATACACAATAATTAAAGTACAATGAAGAGTCAGGCaccataaaaaattataataatcaCACAATACCTTGCTCATTGAATAATTTCCGGGGATAAGGAACAGCTAGATCATACGAGCCTATTTCATTAACTCGGTTCTCATCTACAAAGCTTTTCACCGATCTTAAAGTATCTGCTAATGTAAGCTTCGTTTGAAGGCTGGTCCCATTTGGCATACGGATACTAAGATGAACGTCGTTCGACTTTACAGCACTTGAACAGGCAGTCAATCCATCTACAATCTTAGCTTCACCTTTTACCTCCGATTCATTATATGTTATCTTAGAAGAACCTGGACCACATATAGTCATCCCCCCAGCTAACTCTGTAGAAACCATGGTATTGTTATCATCCAACATAGACTTCTCTTGTGGTGCAGTAGAACCACTGACATCATTGCAAGTAGCAGAGCTGTCGACATCTCGGACAATGGATTTTAGGGCTTCTTTACTGGTGTCAGTTGCTGAACTTGACTGTTCATCCCTACTAATCTTGGCACCATTGGAATAATCTGATTGCAAACAGGTTTCTTCACCACAATCGGCATTTTTCTGTCACATATTCAAATATGATAAGCTAAGGGCTTTATGGAAAGTGAGGAAcaaggttcgccatctcggtaccggactctgtaccagtgccacactagcacagttcGGTACAGAGTTTTTTTGGACATACCGAGTATCGGTACACCACCCGTACCGAGTACTGGTACCGAACTAGATGGTACGGGACTAGGTACAAAAATGGTGCAGTACACCCCGTACCGCCCAGTTCGGGCCACTACGGCATACCTTAGTGAGGAAATTATGTCATGTAATGACAAAGATGAAGGGGGTTTACATCATGACTTGTTTCACCAACTTGCTCCAATGATTGCTGCTTTGAATCAGTTGATGAGCTGGCCAGTGTATATTTCATGGGTTCGTCTGCTGAAGTTGATGCAGCATCCAACCTAGAGGAAACTCCTTGCTCAATTGGTGCAGCACTAGGAGAACTAAGAGGTTCAGGTTTCTTTGAAGCAAGTGCTGCTGTCAAAAGTGTCATAGCTGTTTCCTGCAATCATTCATTGGGTTACTTCCATATGGCTTTAGCACAGTAGTAATTTAACAAATAAAAGCCACGTAAGATGCATAAAGCAACAACTAGCAAACCACATGGAGTTGGAAAATGTAGAACACCTGCATATGGAGGGCTGCCCAAGCCTTCTCGACACTTTCTACAAGACTTTCAGCACTGATGTAACCTTCTGAAAGATTCAAACATGACACAAGTAGCTAAAAGGAATCACAAATAGTTTTTTGTATGATCCTCAAAGAATTCATTTTCAGATACATACCATGCTGCCATAGCATGACACCATTGAGTCCAATAGCAGAAATACTAGGGATAGATTTTTGTGGGTCTGAGCAAGGTAAATTAAGGTAAACACCAAAAATCGCTAAAATCTGGAATGTGCAATGGTATTGAAGTTGTGatgaaacaaaaatatataatgcATACTAGCAACTTAGGCATCAGAAAGCAAAACTATCAGACATTCTGGAATATAGTTGTATGAGAATTTAAAACCCTAAGTTTCAGGACCTGCACACACAAAAAGATATCATTCACACCAGACATTATAGACTTGGAAATGCAAGGAAGCATAAAGCATTGGAATTGTATTGCATCCAAAGCAGATATTGGACTTCCTCAGAATAAATCAGACAAAAGCAGTATCCCTAATGGCTGAACATAACAGCTTTACTGTCAACAAAAAATAGAGCACTCAAATAATCGTCTGCAACCAGCATACTAAGATggcattaaaaaaaacttaggCAGTTCTAAGTCAGTCACAGATGTAAGAGAGGAACAACTTTTTCTTGCACCTGTCAACTTTCTATGACCTGGCCCATCGAATTGATAAATAACCAACAAAAATATGACATTATTTAGAGATTTTTCACTTCTATACTTCATTCTGTATAATTCACAAAACTCTGGGAAATTTTTCATGAAAATCCTTGTcaataagaaaagaagagaacagACATAGAGCTAAGATAATGTTGATAAATAATTCAGAAAGACAGCATTTCCTGTATATCATGGGTCAGCTGCAACTGAGTTTCTTAATCAAGGCCCATTACGGCCCAAAAACAATTTCCGACTGTTTCAAAAGGATCATAACAAATCTTAGTGGCCCAATTTTCCTCTTGAAGTGCTACATCTTCTACCGATTTCTTTTGTTACACCTGCCTTATGACACATTAATCCAACCTATTGATCTGTCTCTTTTCTATTGCCTCCATATATCAATCAATGTTCAGTTTCTTCTCTCGCCTCTGTATATCATAAAGGTCAATCTTAAAGTCACAGTAACGCAGCTCTGCTACTTACTGTAATTCATGCATGGTATTCTTCTTAAATGCAAGCTCCAGATGAGCAGATTGGTATTACTTCATATAATAGAAAATTACTTTATATCCTAAGCACTTCCATTTTATATATTATCATCGCATCATACACTGATATCACACCCACTTCCTGTATCTGGCTATTAAGCCAAAACAAAGATGATTTCTCCGAAGATATGAATGTAGAAGGCAAAATCCAACCAAGTTCTGTCTTTGATTATGCTGCTGCAACTGCACCTAAACAACCTATTGCATTTTTTATTACACAAATAAGCCTTCCAAAGTCATTGATATTCATAGGAGAAGCGAAATGCTTAGGTATGCAATATAATTCATCTCCTGACATACTTTTGCATGTCATTTTAACTGTTTGGAGACATCAGCTTATCTATTCATATTAATAGGCCCTAGTATGACATGTTGTCCGGTCACCTTTGCTTTATGCAAAACCAGATGCCTACCTTTTGTTATTTCTACTGACAAATTATATTACTGGTACATTAAAGGTACAAAAAGACAATGAATAGAGGATACAAATGGCAGAAAA from the Phoenix dactylifera cultivar Barhee BC4 chromosome 14, palm_55x_up_171113_PBpolish2nd_filt_p, whole genome shotgun sequence genome contains:
- the LOC103717528 gene encoding plant UBX domain-containing protein 11: MEGPTYSLTYKGSIPDAIAEARKQKKLFVVYISGEDENYVHLEQSTWADLSVAEAVSKCCIFLHLRQGSVDASQFSAIYPQKSIPSISAIGLNGVMLWQHEGYISAESLVESVEKAWAALHMQETAMTLLTAALASKKPEPLSSPSAAPIEQGVSSRLDAASTSADEPMKYTLASSSTDSKQQSLEQVGETSHDKNADCGEETCLQSDYSNGAKISRDEQSSSATDTSKEALKSIVRDVDSSATCNDVSGSTAPQEKSMLDDNNTMVSTELAGGMTICGPGSSKITYNESEVKGEAKIVDGLTACSSAVKSNDVHLSIRMPNGTSLQTKLTLADTLRSVKSFVDENRVNEIGSYDLAVPYPRKLFNEQDMNRTLSELGFASREALIVVPHRQATRPPRDQPSSYDSRNTESGAGSGVSGGGYFEYVKRVMSYMNPFSYFGGDASSSNSEPSPSAGLWQYRPNPALQNHLSGLEASRRSSFPDHQNPPAGDGASNTRRASRPFGSNIHTLREQEDEGHFDDRNVFWNGNSTQFGGDDRR